Proteins encoded in a region of the Vicia villosa cultivar HV-30 ecotype Madison, WI linkage group LG5, Vvil1.0, whole genome shotgun sequence genome:
- the LOC131601770 gene encoding S-type anion channel SLAH4-like: MNDTEKKPHHSQIELQINLHPHHLPITKNEPNLKNQSSLSTILTQIHAGYFRISLSLSIQSLLWKILIEPIKDAHFLRHIFTIIPSTALTLLWSLSLFTLLTLSFLYLLKCFFHFDKVKDEFSNQIGVNYMFAPWISWLLLLESSPFVPPAALHYKILWLFFVAPIVILDVKIYGQWFTKGKMYLSMVANPTSQMSVIGNLVAAHASGVMGWKESGICFFSLGIAHYLVLFVTLYQRLPGNNKIPAMLRPVFFLFFAAPSVASLAWHSVSGSFDTASKMLFFLSLFLFLSLVSRPLLFKKSMKKFSVAWWAYSFPLTALTLASAQYAHEVKGIMAHVIMSVLSLISVLVCLVLMIVSALNIRVPFKAHKHISKQTNDIAVI, from the exons ATGAATGACACTGAAAAAAAACCACATCACTCCCAAATAGAACTACAAATAAATCTTCATCCTCATCATCTTCCAATCACAAAAAATGAACCCAACCTCAAAAACCAATCTTCACTATCAACAATCCTAACACAAATCCATGCAGGCTATTTCAGAATCAGTCTCTCCCTCTCAATCCAGTCCTTACTATGGAAAATCCTAATAGAACCAATCAAAGATGCACATTTTCTTAGACATATATTCACAATAATACCCTCCACAGCTCTCACTCTTTTATGGTCACTTTCCTTATTCACACTATTAACCCTCTCTTTTCTCTATCTTCTCAAATGTTTCTTCCACTTTGACAAAGTGAAAGATGAATTCTCAAACCAAATAGGCGTAAACTACATGTTTGCTCCATGGATTTCATGGCTACTTTTGTTAGAATCCTCACCTTTTGTACCACCTGCAGCACTTCATTACAAAATTCTCTGGTTATTTTTTGTTGCTCCTATAGTGATCCTTGATGTTAAGATTTATGGCCAGTGGTTTACCAAAGGGAAGATGTATTTGTCGATGGTTGCGAATCCGACGAGTCAGATGTCTGTTATTGGTAACCTTGTTGCGGCACATGCTTCGGGGGTGATGGGATGGAAGGAGAGTGGTATATGTTTTTTCTCTCTTGGTATTGCGCATTATTTGGTGCTTTTTGTGACGTTGTATCAGAGGTTGCCGGGGAATAACAAGATTCCGGCGATGTTGCGGCCGGTGTTCTTCTTGTTCTTTGCTGCTCCAAGTGTTGCTAGTTTGGCTTGGCACTCGGTTTCTGGGAGCTTTGATACTGCTTCTAAGATGCTGTTCTTTCTCTCCCTCTTCCTTTTCTTGTCCCTG GTTTCAAGGCCTTTGTTATTCAAGAAGTCCATGAAGAAATTCAGTGTGGCATGGTGGGCTTATTCTTTTCCCCTAACAGCATTGACACTAGCTTCAGCACAATATGCTCATGAAGTTAAGGGAATAATGGCTCATGTTATTATGTCAGTCTTATCATTAATCTCAGTTTTGGTGTGTCTTGTGTTAATGATTGTATCTGCTCTCAACATTAGGGTGCCTTTTAAAGCACACAAGCATATTTCAAAACAGACAAATGACATTGCTGTAATTTGA